The following coding sequences are from one Desulfovibrio psychrotolerans window:
- a CDS encoding transporter substrate-binding domain-containing protein: MRTLLIIFACTLLLGSGVYASPAQSAEDDNLIHIRGDYNYPPYDFLDNGVPSGFSVDIVRAVARVMNLNIRIDLGPWTEVRSQIEQGEIDALTGMYYSPERERLVDFCTPHIIANHALFVRKGSPIASLDDLAGKTIVVQQGDIMHDYARLNLPDVTIVTVTSQNEALDALASGGCDAALLGTLQALHIIHRRKLDGLETVGPPMEPRRFCIVVRKGDEVLRATFNEGLNIIKNSGEYERIHDKWFGVYERESITRTLMLYAMYAGIPIALLLCGFLLWTWSLRRAVQQKTADLRQSRERFRTLVESSPLGMALIARNGNVLLVNTEFTRMLGYTHGDVPHMDEWWKKALPDPGYRRQGRMLWDAALRRAGNALPSNTTVREWEVACKNGEIRFVEFRVKPIGNEILAILTDTTERKRTEELLVQSEKMLSVGGLAAGMAHEINNPLGGILQGVQNISRRLYGDIEANRKAAEEAGCSLEAIREYMRLRRMDRMLEGIRECGQRAAKIVSNMLNFSRKSESHHAPHRLPDIVERAIRLAESDYDVLNRFDFRSLIITRDFPPDLPEVHCSETEMVQVFFNLLRNAAQAIAEQRIEQTTNRATNRASERTSERPTERADRTEQGRITIAARQEGDSLAVMVRDNGPGMDGETRRRIFEPFFTTKPPGKGTGLGLSVCYLIVHRNHRGDISVESVPGKGTAFHLRLPLNHTDVASLTHPED; encoded by the coding sequence ATGCGCACCCTGCTCATCATCTTCGCATGCACGTTGCTGCTGGGGTCCGGCGTTTACGCTTCTCCCGCACAGAGCGCGGAAGACGACAATCTCATCCACATACGTGGAGACTACAACTACCCCCCCTACGATTTTCTGGACAATGGCGTTCCCTCCGGGTTCAGCGTGGACATTGTGCGTGCTGTGGCACGGGTCATGAATCTGAATATCCGCATTGACCTTGGTCCGTGGACAGAAGTGCGCAGCCAGATAGAACAGGGAGAAATAGACGCCCTGACGGGCATGTACTACTCCCCGGAACGGGAAAGACTGGTGGATTTTTGTACACCGCATATCATAGCCAATCACGCCCTGTTTGTGCGCAAAGGCTCACCCATAGCCTCACTTGATGATCTTGCGGGCAAGACGATTGTTGTGCAGCAGGGCGACATTATGCACGACTATGCACGCCTGAACCTGCCCGATGTGACCATAGTGACAGTTACCTCGCAGAATGAAGCGCTCGACGCGCTGGCATCGGGCGGATGCGACGCGGCACTGCTGGGCACCCTGCAGGCACTGCACATCATACACCGCCGGAAACTAGACGGACTGGAGACAGTGGGACCGCCCATGGAGCCGAGGCGCTTCTGCATTGTGGTACGCAAGGGGGATGAGGTGCTGCGGGCGACCTTTAACGAAGGGTTAAACATCATTAAAAATTCCGGGGAATATGAACGCATCCACGACAAGTGGTTCGGGGTGTATGAACGGGAATCCATAACCCGGACCTTAATGCTCTACGCCATGTATGCCGGTATTCCCATCGCCCTGCTCCTGTGCGGGTTTTTGTTATGGACGTGGAGCCTGCGACGGGCCGTGCAGCAGAAAACCGCCGACCTGCGGCAGAGCCGGGAACGGTTCAGGACTCTGGTGGAAAGTTCGCCGCTGGGCATGGCCCTTATTGCCCGAAACGGTAACGTGTTACTGGTGAACACGGAATTCACGCGTATGCTCGGCTATACGCACGGGGATGTGCCGCACATGGATGAATGGTGGAAAAAAGCCCTTCCGGACCCCGGATACCGCAGACAAGGGCGCATGCTGTGGGATGCGGCGCTTCGCAGAGCGGGAAACGCCCTGCCCTCCAACACCACTGTGCGGGAATGGGAGGTTGCCTGCAAAAATGGCGAAATACGCTTTGTGGAGTTTAGAGTTAAGCCCATAGGGAACGAGATTCTTGCCATTCTTACGGACACCACCGAACGCAAGCGTACGGAAGAACTGCTGGTGCAGTCGGAAAAAATGCTCTCCGTGGGCGGGCTGGCAGCAGGCATGGCCCATGAGATAAACAATCCGCTGGGCGGCATTCTGCAAGGTGTGCAGAACATTTCGCGGCGGCTTTATGGCGATATAGAAGCCAACCGCAAGGCAGCCGAAGAGGCGGGATGCAGCCTGGAAGCCATACGCGAATACATGCGCCTGCGGCGCATGGACCGCATGCTGGAAGGCATACGGGAATGCGGACAGCGGGCGGCAAAGATCGTGTCCAACATGCTCAACTTCAGCCGCAAAAGCGAGAGCCACCATGCCCCGCATAGGCTGCCGGACATTGTGGAACGGGCCATTCGTCTTGCGGAGTCGGACTATGACGTGCTGAACAGGTTCGATTTTCGCAGTCTGATAATCACGCGTGATTTTCCGCCCGACCTTCCTGAGGTGCACTGCTCTGAAACGGAAATGGTGCAGGTATTCTTTAACCTGCTGCGCAATGCCGCCCAAGCCATCGCCGAACAACGCATTGAACAGACTACTAATCGGGCTACTAATCGGGCTAGTGAACGGACAAGTGAACGGCCCACAGAACGGGCGGACCGCACTGAACAGGGGCGCATAACCATTGCCGCCCGGCAGGAAGGAGACAGTCTGGCTGTCATGGTGCGCGACAACGGCCCCGGCATGGACGGCGAAACAAGACGCCGTATTTTCGAGCCTTTTTTCACCACCAAGCCCCCCGGAAAGGGGACCGGACTCGGGCTTTCGGTGTGCTACCTGATTGTTCACCGCAATCACAGGGGGGATATAAGCGTGG